The DNA window CGCCGCGCCAATTCCAAAGAGGCGTATCTGGTCGCCGGGCGCAACCTGGGGCCAGGACTGTATCTGGGCACGCTGTCGGCGGTGGTGCTCGGCGGCGCGTCGACCATCGGCAGCGTCAAACTCGGCTACACCTACGGCATCTCCGGCGTCTGGCTGTGCGGCGCGCTCGGGCTGGGCATCGTGGTGCTGAGCCTGGTGCTGGCCAAGCCGCTGCTCAAGCTGAAGCTATATACCGTCAGCCAGGTGCTGTCGCGGCGCTATCATCCGGCGGCGCGCGTCACCAGCGGCGCGATCATGCTGGCCTATGACCTGATGGTGGCGGTGACTTCGATCATCGCCATCGGCAGCGTGATGCAGGTGATGTTCGGCCTGTCGTTCGCCGCGTCGATTCTGCTCGGCGGCGGGCTGGTGGTGCTGTATTCGACGCTGGGCGGTATGTGGTCGCTGACGCTGACCGACATCATTCAGTTCATCATCATGACCGTCGGCATGATGCTGGTGCTGATGCCGATGAGCATCGTCAAGGCCGGCGGCTGGGAAGCGTTCGCCAGCCAACTGCCCGCCGGTTACTACCAGCTGTCGTCGATCGGGCTGGACACCATTCTGGTGTTCTTCCTGATCTACTTCTTCGGTATTCTGATCGGCCAGGACATCTGGCAGCGGGTGTTCACCGCCCGCAGCGCCAACGTGGCGCGCTTCGCCGGGCTGGGGGCGGGCGTCTACTGCGTGCTGTACGGCGTGACCGGCGCGCTGATCGGCATGGCCGGCAAGATCGTGCTGCCGTCGCTCAGCAATACCGATGGCGCCTTTGCCGCCATCGCGCAAGCGGTGTTGCCGGTCGGCGTCAGCGGGCTGGTGGCCGCGGCGGCACTGGCGGCGCTGATGTCCACCGCCAGCGCCTGCCT is part of the Serratia surfactantfaciens genome and encodes:
- a CDS encoding sodium:solute symporter; protein product: MNLDLLVVVFYFLVIGAVGWMGIRRANSKEAYLVAGRNLGPGLYLGTLSAVVLGGASTIGSVKLGYTYGISGVWLCGALGLGIVVLSLVLAKPLLKLKLYTVSQVLSRRYHPAARVTSGAIMLAYDLMVAVTSIIAIGSVMQVMFGLSFAASILLGGGLVVLYSTLGGMWSLTLTDIIQFIIMTVGMMLVLMPMSIVKAGGWEAFASQLPAGYYQLSSIGLDTILVFFLIYFFGILIGQDIWQRVFTARSANVARFAGLGAGVYCVLYGVTGALIGMAGKIVLPSLSNTDGAFAAIAQAVLPVGVSGLVAAAALAALMSTASACLLASSTIALEDVLPTIRRKPSGGLAAGRFTTLFMGAVMLGLAFVVRDVLAALTLAYNLLVGGMLIPLVGAIFWPRATSVGAIASMLTGSLCVVGLMVWHGIDANSPIYGGLLGGGVAFVLGSLLSRPAPQLQAQTER